Proteins from a single region of Ziziphus jujuba cultivar Dongzao chromosome 1, ASM3175591v1:
- the LOC125420622 gene encoding AP2/ERF and B3 domain-containing transcription factor At1g50680 isoform X1: MAEDLSSMVTNGVNVVAAEASDSNSSAHSFALSNPVMHDYVVSSTKFKGVVRRRNGHWGAQIYGNHQRFWLGTFKSEKEAAMAYDRAAIKLRSGNSHRNIPWTRITVEETKFQNIYSAEAVVNMIKDGSYQAKFADYLRTSRRTVDTEVGFNLTRVQTRGVICRQLFQKELTPSDVSKQNRLVIPKKYAMTYFPCITGTAEEENQVDNMLGDVQLVFFDKMMRSWKFRYCYGKISRSFVFTRGWCRYVREKQLKANDTITFFMCEEGATEAQPFLMIDANRGDGNSGLVEGADQNASKTITNDDENGKELEDCEDLEMDTEPIQDSGITSFRLFGFTYLFWSLHHIHKRSTTVLSTLCQFVMMVNLLVQNFKYLSLSGGFRIQKYEGMCHVSVVQSLHVVFIFYSYYYYFFWVRCIHKFRNVARRSFSIIIYNPNIVVCEGKRLNMLVCRC; encoded by the exons ATGGCAGAGGACTTGTCCAGCATGGTTACCAATGGAGTGAATGTTGTTGCAGCAGAAGCTTCAGATTCGAACAGCAGTGCACACTCATTTGCTTTGAGCAACCCTGTGATGCATGATTATGTTGTCTCCTCTACAAAATTCAAAGGAGTTGTACGGCGGCGGAATGGACATTGGGGAGCCCAAATATATGGCAATCACCAAAGGTTTTGGCTCGGGACTTTCAAGTCTGAGAAAGAGGCAGCCATGGCTTATGATAGAGCAGCAATCAAGCTTCGTAGTGGCAACTCCCACAGGAATATTCCATGGACAAGAATCACTGTTGAAGAGACAAAGTTTCAAAACATTTATAGCGCAGAAGCTGTGGTCAACATGATAAAAGATGGTTCCTACCAAGCTAAATTTGCAGATTATCTTAGGACTTCCAGAAGAACTGTGGATACTGAAGTTGGTTTCAACTTAACCAGGGTCCAGACAAGAGGAGTGATTTGTAGACAACTTTTCCAAAAAGAGCTCACACCAAGCGATGTAAGCAAACAGAATAGGCTTGTCATTCCTAAGAAATATGCCATGACGTATTTTCCATGCATTACTGGAACagctgaagaagaaaatcaGGTGGACAACATGCTGGGCGATGTGCAGTTGGTGTTCTTTGACAAGATGATGAGGTCATGGAAATTCCGGTATTGCTATGGGAAAATCAGCCGAAGTTTTGTCTTCACCAGAGGTTGGTGCCGCTATGTGAGGGAGAAGCAATTGAAGGCAAATGACACAATTACTTTCTTCATGTGTGAAGAAGGTGCTACAGAGGCACAACCATTTTTGATGATTGATGCTAACAGAGGTGACGGAAACAGTGGATTGGTTGAGGGGGCTGACCAAAATGCTAGCAAAACTATTACAAATGATGATGAGAATGGGAAGGAACTCGAGGATTGCGAGGACCTAGAGATGGACACCGAGCCGATACAAGACAGTGGGATTACAAGCTTCAGGCTATTTG GATTTACTTATCTTTTCTGGTCTCTGCATCATATTCACAAACGAAGTACTACAGTATTGTCGACTTTGTGCCAATTTGTTATGATGGTCAATCTCTTggtgcaaaattttaaatatttgtctCTTAGTGGTGGTTTCAGAATTCAAAAATATGAGGGAATGTGTCATGTCAGTGTTGTTCAATCTTTACATgtagtgtttattttttattcttattattattattttttttgggtcagatGTATCCATAAATTTAGAAATGTCGCTAGGAGATCGTTCTCTATTATTATATACAATCCAAACATTGTGGTGTGTGAAGGGAAACGCCTTAACATGTTAGTATGTCGTTGTTAA
- the LOC125420622 gene encoding AP2/ERF and B3 domain-containing transcription factor At1g51120 isoform X3 produces MAEDLSSMVTNGVNVVAAEASDSNSSAHSFALSNPVMHDYVVSSTKFKGVVRRRNGHWGAQIYGNHQRFWLGTFKSEKEAAMAYDRAAIKLRSGNSHRNIPWTRITVEETKFQNIYSAEAVVNMIKDGSYQAKFADYLRTSRRTVDTEVGFNLTRVQTRGVICRQLFQKELTPSDVSKQNRLVIPKKYAMTYFPCITGTAEEENQVDNMLGDVQLVFFDKMMRSWKFRYCYGKISRSFVFTRGWCRYVREKQLKANDTITFFMCEEGATEAQPFLMIDANRGDGNSGLVEGADQNASKTITNDDENGKELEDCEDLEMDTEPIQDSGITSFRLFDIKSC; encoded by the exons ATGGCAGAGGACTTGTCCAGCATGGTTACCAATGGAGTGAATGTTGTTGCAGCAGAAGCTTCAGATTCGAACAGCAGTGCACACTCATTTGCTTTGAGCAACCCTGTGATGCATGATTATGTTGTCTCCTCTACAAAATTCAAAGGAGTTGTACGGCGGCGGAATGGACATTGGGGAGCCCAAATATATGGCAATCACCAAAGGTTTTGGCTCGGGACTTTCAAGTCTGAGAAAGAGGCAGCCATGGCTTATGATAGAGCAGCAATCAAGCTTCGTAGTGGCAACTCCCACAGGAATATTCCATGGACAAGAATCACTGTTGAAGAGACAAAGTTTCAAAACATTTATAGCGCAGAAGCTGTGGTCAACATGATAAAAGATGGTTCCTACCAAGCTAAATTTGCAGATTATCTTAGGACTTCCAGAAGAACTGTGGATACTGAAGTTGGTTTCAACTTAACCAGGGTCCAGACAAGAGGAGTGATTTGTAGACAACTTTTCCAAAAAGAGCTCACACCAAGCGATGTAAGCAAACAGAATAGGCTTGTCATTCCTAAGAAATATGCCATGACGTATTTTCCATGCATTACTGGAACagctgaagaagaaaatcaGGTGGACAACATGCTGGGCGATGTGCAGTTGGTGTTCTTTGACAAGATGATGAGGTCATGGAAATTCCGGTATTGCTATGGGAAAATCAGCCGAAGTTTTGTCTTCACCAGAGGTTGGTGCCGCTATGTGAGGGAGAAGCAATTGAAGGCAAATGACACAATTACTTTCTTCATGTGTGAAGAAGGTGCTACAGAGGCACAACCATTTTTGATGATTGATGCTAACAGAGGTGACGGAAACAGTGGATTGGTTGAGGGGGCTGACCAAAATGCTAGCAAAACTATTACAAATGATGATGAGAATGGGAAGGAACTCGAGGATTGCGAGGACCTAGAGATGGACACCGAGCCGATACAAGACAGTGGGATTACAAGCTTCAGGCTATTTG ATATTAAGTCTTGCTGA
- the LOC125420622 gene encoding AP2/ERF and B3 domain-containing transcription factor At1g51120 isoform X2 — MAEDLSSMVTNGVNVVAAEASDSNSSAHSFALSNPVMHDYVVSSTKFKGVVRRRNGHWGAQIYGNHQRFWLGTFKSEKEAAMAYDRAAIKLRSGNSHRNIPWTRITVEETKFQNIYSAEAVVNMIKDGSYQAKFADYLRTSRRTVDTEVGFNLTRVQTRGVICRQLFQKELTPSDVSKQNRLVIPKKYAMTYFPCITGTAEEENQVDNMLGDVQLVFFDKMMRSWKFRYCYGKISRSFVFTRGWCRYVREKQLKANDTITFFMCEEGATEAQPFLMIDANRGDGNSGLVEGADQNASKTITNDDENGKELEDCEDLEMDTEPIQDSGITSFRLFGAHIII, encoded by the coding sequence ATGGCAGAGGACTTGTCCAGCATGGTTACCAATGGAGTGAATGTTGTTGCAGCAGAAGCTTCAGATTCGAACAGCAGTGCACACTCATTTGCTTTGAGCAACCCTGTGATGCATGATTATGTTGTCTCCTCTACAAAATTCAAAGGAGTTGTACGGCGGCGGAATGGACATTGGGGAGCCCAAATATATGGCAATCACCAAAGGTTTTGGCTCGGGACTTTCAAGTCTGAGAAAGAGGCAGCCATGGCTTATGATAGAGCAGCAATCAAGCTTCGTAGTGGCAACTCCCACAGGAATATTCCATGGACAAGAATCACTGTTGAAGAGACAAAGTTTCAAAACATTTATAGCGCAGAAGCTGTGGTCAACATGATAAAAGATGGTTCCTACCAAGCTAAATTTGCAGATTATCTTAGGACTTCCAGAAGAACTGTGGATACTGAAGTTGGTTTCAACTTAACCAGGGTCCAGACAAGAGGAGTGATTTGTAGACAACTTTTCCAAAAAGAGCTCACACCAAGCGATGTAAGCAAACAGAATAGGCTTGTCATTCCTAAGAAATATGCCATGACGTATTTTCCATGCATTACTGGAACagctgaagaagaaaatcaGGTGGACAACATGCTGGGCGATGTGCAGTTGGTGTTCTTTGACAAGATGATGAGGTCATGGAAATTCCGGTATTGCTATGGGAAAATCAGCCGAAGTTTTGTCTTCACCAGAGGTTGGTGCCGCTATGTGAGGGAGAAGCAATTGAAGGCAAATGACACAATTACTTTCTTCATGTGTGAAGAAGGTGCTACAGAGGCACAACCATTTTTGATGATTGATGCTAACAGAGGTGACGGAAACAGTGGATTGGTTGAGGGGGCTGACCAAAATGCTAGCAAAACTATTACAAATGATGATGAGAATGGGAAGGAACTCGAGGATTGCGAGGACCTAGAGATGGACACCGAGCCGATACAAGACAGTGGGATTACAAGCTTCAGGCTATTTGGTGCGCACATAATCATCTAA